One genomic region from Flexibacter flexilis DSM 6793 encodes:
- the fsa gene encoding fructose-6-phosphate aldolase has protein sequence MQFFIDTANLAQIREAYEMGILDGVTTNPSLMAKEGIKGKDNIFAHYKAICDIVDDKVSAEVIATDFEGMVREGEELYEIDPKKIVIKIPMTRDGVKAIKYFSDRDMRTNCTLVFSAGQALLAAKAGATYVSPFIGRLDDVGTDGLNLIEQIVQIYDNYGYTTEVLAASVRHTMHLIKCAEIGADVVTCPLNVITSLLNHPLTDNGLATFLADHKKLNG, from the coding sequence ATGCAATTCTTCATTGATACCGCCAATTTGGCGCAAATCCGCGAAGCCTACGAAATGGGCATTCTTGATGGTGTAACGACCAACCCTTCTCTAATGGCCAAAGAAGGCATCAAAGGCAAAGACAACATTTTCGCACATTACAAAGCAATTTGCGACATCGTGGACGACAAAGTGAGTGCTGAAGTAATTGCCACTGATTTTGAAGGCATGGTTCGCGAAGGAGAAGAACTTTACGAAATTGACCCTAAAAAAATCGTTATCAAAATCCCGATGACTCGCGACGGCGTGAAGGCCATCAAATACTTTAGCGACCGCGATATGCGCACGAACTGTACTTTGGTGTTCTCGGCTGGCCAAGCTCTTTTGGCTGCAAAAGCTGGCGCAACTTACGTTTCTCCGTTCATTGGTCGCCTCGACGACGTGGGAACTGACGGCTTGAATCTTATCGAGCAAATCGTTCAAATCTATGACAATTACGGCTATACTACGGAGGTTTTGGCTGCTTCCGTTCGCCACACTATGCACCTTATCAAGTGTGCAGAAATCGGCGCAGACGTGGTTACTTGTCCGCTCAACGTGATTACAAGCCTTTTGAATCACCCACTAACCGACAACGGTTTGGCGACGTTCCTTGCCGATCACAAAAAACTAAACGGCTAA
- a CDS encoding glycosyltransferase family 2 protein — MQQSPKAQGISVLVPVYCYAIEPLIQQLVTQLSQLAVAWEIRCYDDASTAFFKQKNQNIISYKNLIYKELPENVGRSRIRNLLAKEAAYQWLLFMDCDSLLPDQNYIARYADAMVSGAAQVYVGGTVYEKTLPSQAVSLRWYYGRAREQTTAAQRTAQPYERLTLNNMLISAQTYAQFPLDETLTTYGHEDTLFGFLLAQNAVAIRHLDNPVYHVGLEENQIFIQKTKTATRNLYRIYTQYGLGGQTRLFQAFLFLQKWHLVALFAAFYKISEPFIVKNLLSAAPSVRLLDLLKLHTLCQAAKT; from the coding sequence GTGCAACAAAGCCCTAAAGCGCAAGGAATTTCCGTACTTGTTCCTGTGTATTGTTATGCCATTGAGCCACTGATTCAGCAACTCGTAACACAACTTAGCCAGCTTGCAGTGGCTTGGGAAATTCGCTGTTATGATGATGCTTCAACGGCTTTTTTCAAGCAAAAAAATCAAAATATTATTTCGTATAAAAATTTGATTTACAAAGAATTGCCCGAAAATGTAGGGCGTTCGCGTATCCGAAATTTGCTTGCAAAAGAGGCGGCTTATCAATGGCTTTTGTTCATGGATTGCGATTCGCTTTTGCCCGACCAAAATTATATTGCTCGTTACGCAGATGCGATGGTTTCGGGTGCAGCGCAAGTTTATGTGGGCGGCACAGTTTACGAAAAAACATTGCCTTCGCAAGCCGTTTCGTTGCGTTGGTATTATGGCCGAGCGCGCGAACAAACTACGGCGGCACAGCGCACCGCACAGCCTTACGAGCGGTTGACGCTGAATAATATGCTCATTTCGGCGCAGACTTACGCCCAATTTCCGTTGGACGAAACCCTGACCACTTACGGCCACGAAGACACGCTTTTTGGGTTTTTGTTGGCACAAAATGCCGTCGCGATTCGGCATCTGGACAATCCCGTATATCATGTGGGACTGGAGGAAAATCAGATTTTTATACAAAAAACAAAAACGGCTACCCGCAATCTGTATCGCATTTATACGCAATACGGTTTGGGTGGCCAAACGCGCCTTTTTCAGGCGTTTTTATTCTTGCAAAAATGGCATTTAGTGGCCTTATTTGCAGCGTTTTACAAAATATCAGAACCTTTTATTGTCAAAAATTTATTGTCGGCTGCGCCTTCCGTGCGTCTGTTGGATTTGCTCAAACTGCACACGCTTTGCCAGGCCGCCAAAACTTAG
- a CDS encoding cell division ATP-binding protein FtsE: MSFSSEPVVSLRDAAIFQDDNRVLDNVTFDISKGEFVYLVGRTGSGKSSLLKTLYADLDLRLGDGQVASYPLRDIKRNQVPFLRRKLGIVFQDFQLFYDRTVAENLVFVMRATGWTDSAKIKKRLAEVLMRVGLGSVDNKMPHQLSGGEQQRVVIARSLINEPVLMIADEPTGNLDPEVGEGIMRLFLEINNSGTAILMATHNHKFLQDFPARILKCDNGRVLDSQKEKFGLTNIW; encoded by the coding sequence ATGTCATTTTCTTCTGAACCCGTTGTGAGTTTGCGTGATGCGGCCATTTTTCAGGACGACAACCGCGTGTTGGACAATGTTACTTTTGATATTTCCAAAGGCGAGTTTGTGTATTTGGTGGGGCGCACGGGCAGCGGTAAAAGTTCTTTGCTCAAAACCCTGTACGCCGATTTGGATTTGCGCTTAGGCGATGGGCAAGTGGCCTCGTACCCGCTCCGCGACATCAAACGCAACCAAGTGCCGTTTTTACGCCGCAAATTAGGCATTGTGTTTCAGGACTTTCAGTTGTTTTATGACCGCACTGTTGCCGAAAATTTGGTGTTTGTGATGCGTGCGACAGGCTGGACGGACAGTGCCAAAATCAAAAAACGTTTGGCCGAAGTGCTTATGCGCGTGGGTTTGGGTTCGGTGGACAACAAAATGCCGCATCAACTTTCGGGCGGTGAGCAGCAACGCGTCGTGATTGCGCGTTCCCTTATCAACGAACCTGTGCTAATGATTGCCGACGAACCGACGGGCAACCTTGACCCCGAAGTTGGCGAGGGCATTATGCGTTTGTTTTTGGAGATTAATAATAGCGGTACGGCGATTTTGATGGCTACGCACAACCACAAATTTTTACAAGATTTTCCAGCCCGAATTTTGAAATGCGACAATGGCCGCGTGCTTGACTCGCAAAAAGAAAAATTCGGTTTGACTAATATTTGGTAA
- a CDS encoding glycosyltransferase encodes MIMTATTTITEITPKRRIRAVFYAVNGLGLGHLTRLIALCRAMQAQNPLLDALFITTSEADNLLNKYGIPYVHLPSKNLASQSGSLTYRRLARLYSAVVNPVFDVFQPNILVVDTMVTGSMQDLLNVLRFGNFFKVYVHRARKLEAYEDYTIQAQRFYDLVLTPHYRDTEVIPMPAGFNVPLYWSGPLMLTHRHEAHTRQIVRTRFGIQEHEKLVLISLGGGGDDTNPQTLDFLLRMLAPIPDIKLLFAEGLLRKEAYQGLGNVLVTSEYPVSRLLDGVDFAFASAGYNTFHELLYFGVPTMFVPKLRGYDDQVLRATRAADKGACLVAVEDENFEAIAQQHLGVLLDNEKRQHIAQAACQYVPENHVQEAADAIWQAWQLWDNPLPQEPISPQEG; translated from the coding sequence ATGATTATGACCGCGACAACGACCATTACAGAGATAACTCCTAAACGACGTATCAGGGCGGTTTTTTATGCAGTCAATGGCTTGGGCTTGGGGCATCTCACGCGCCTTATTGCGTTGTGTCGTGCCATGCAAGCCCAAAACCCTTTGTTAGATGCCCTGTTTATTACCACTTCCGAAGCAGATAATTTGCTCAATAAATATGGTATTCCATACGTGCATTTGCCCAGTAAAAATTTGGCCTCGCAATCTGGTAGCTTGACTTACAGGCGATTGGCGCGGCTCTACTCGGCGGTTGTCAATCCTGTTTTTGATGTATTTCAGCCCAACATTTTGGTAGTGGACACGATGGTAACAGGTTCGATGCAAGACCTGCTCAATGTGCTGCGGTTTGGTAATTTTTTCAAAGTCTATGTACATCGGGCGCGAAAACTCGAAGCCTACGAAGATTATACGATTCAGGCACAACGCTTTTACGATTTGGTGCTTACGCCGCATTACCGCGACACGGAAGTAATCCCAATGCCTGCGGGGTTTAATGTGCCGCTTTATTGGTCGGGGCCTCTGATGCTTACGCATCGCCACGAGGCGCACACACGGCAAATCGTACGCACACGTTTTGGCATACAGGAACACGAAAAGTTGGTACTCATTTCGTTGGGTGGGGGAGGTGATGACACCAATCCGCAAACCTTAGATTTTTTGCTCCGAATGCTTGCCCCAATTCCTGATATTAAGTTGTTGTTTGCAGAAGGTTTGTTGCGAAAAGAAGCGTATCAGGGGCTTGGTAATGTATTGGTTACCAGCGAATATCCCGTTTCGCGTTTGCTTGATGGCGTGGATTTTGCTTTTGCGAGTGCGGGCTATAACACTTTTCACGAACTGCTGTATTTTGGAGTCCCGACGATGTTTGTACCCAAGTTGCGCGGCTACGACGACCAAGTGTTACGCGCCACACGAGCCGCCGACAAAGGCGCGTGTTTGGTGGCCGTCGAAGACGAAAATTTTGAGGCGATAGCGCAGCAGCATTTGGGCGTTTTGTTGGATAATGAAAAACGCCAGCACATCGCGCAAGCGGCTTGTCAGTACGTGCCCGAAAATCACGTACAAGAGGCCGCAGATGCTATTTGGCAGGCTTGGCAGCTTTGGGATAATCCGTTGCCACAAGAACCAATATCGCCGCAAGAAGGGTAA
- a CDS encoding tetratricopeptide repeat protein: MMYLLFFVIVGLRLWWLIRKYNAQGVEPVNLTLQRRDFKYPPYTDLTDAGLWDKRRQQYDFDTTNKRYGQAISLFNEMKTKALFRTGYESDELALSAKLKNFSKNPAKHFSAMLLFLLMSVAAWAQSAADVYKQAEKSYKNNEFANAAEYYKQVLNLDSSYKQASVLYKTGLCYQKLKDCNVAKGFFARALQASPADGGASSISKFTEKIKACGFSVSDLTLSNALSSTDEPLESSAVATTKNTDAAKNYYSEGEDLYDRKKYSDAIEKFSAALKADSSYKRAATLYKIALCYQKKKDCDEAKRYFSLAYVANPENGGASSLSKFKEKANKCGWSEADVATATSSAEASVTDEQAAPQQPKSKSGFSFVSFLFSILSGFIVAWILFRIYKKTNQNKREKELSQAVTTQMFDENTWEILKGKYPADKVQKVRDLFEQKHQQALAAESPAEIAELHWYLQQLKETPEAFFDNELTTSSFIPLMTKFEGAFYCFFTAELIPEGRSAVVEILHPSGQSRKVWALQRIASKIQTGANVKVRVHRVNGQWVHWSKDLTWSDALATQAENARKQAAWQGEAQEVQVFNLFEIFTEKYTNYMSPHPDALVQAVLTLRDNNGGSNQTGYNPDYTPPTGGNYDSGGSRMGDVLTGMIIGSQLSGDRHHHHHHDYDRDNDHYRDNS; encoded by the coding sequence ATGATGTATTTACTTTTTTTTGTGATTGTGGGGCTGCGTTTGTGGTGGCTGATTCGCAAATACAATGCGCAAGGCGTTGAGCCAGTGAATCTGACTTTGCAACGCCGCGATTTTAAATATCCGCCTTACACAGACCTTACCGACGCAGGACTTTGGGACAAACGCCGACAACAATACGACTTTGATACCACCAATAAGCGTTACGGTCAGGCGATTAGTTTGTTTAATGAAATGAAAACAAAGGCATTGTTTCGCACGGGTTATGAGTCTGATGAGTTGGCACTTTCAGCTAAACTCAAGAATTTTTCAAAGAATCCAGCGAAGCATTTTTCGGCTATGTTGCTATTCTTGCTAATGAGTGTGGCGGCTTGGGCGCAGTCGGCGGCAGACGTTTATAAACAAGCCGAAAAAAGCTATAAAAACAATGAGTTTGCCAATGCTGCCGAGTATTACAAACAAGTTTTGAACTTGGATTCGTCGTACAAACAGGCCAGTGTTTTGTACAAAACAGGACTTTGTTATCAGAAATTAAAAGATTGTAACGTAGCCAAAGGCTTTTTTGCGAGAGCCTTACAAGCAAGCCCTGCCGATGGTGGCGCGTCCTCTATCAGCAAATTTACCGAAAAAATAAAGGCTTGTGGCTTCTCTGTCAGCGACTTGACTTTAAGCAATGCACTTAGTTCGACCGATGAGCCACTGGAAAGTTCAGCAGTTGCTACTACCAAAAATACTGATGCTGCCAAAAATTATTACAGCGAAGGCGAGGATTTGTACGACCGCAAAAAATACAGCGATGCCATCGAAAAATTTAGTGCGGCACTGAAAGCCGATTCGAGCTACAAACGCGCAGCTACGCTTTACAAAATAGCGTTGTGTTATCAGAAAAAGAAAGATTGCGACGAGGCCAAACGTTATTTTTCATTGGCATATGTGGCCAATCCCGAAAATGGTGGCGCATCTTCGCTTTCCAAATTCAAGGAAAAAGCAAACAAATGCGGTTGGTCGGAAGCTGATGTGGCAACTGCAACAAGTAGTGCGGAAGCCAGTGTTACGGACGAACAAGCAGCTCCACAGCAACCCAAATCTAAGTCAGGGTTTTCATTTGTAAGTTTCTTGTTTAGCATTTTGTCGGGCTTTATTGTTGCGTGGATTTTGTTTAGAATTTATAAAAAAACAAATCAAAATAAACGTGAAAAAGAACTAAGTCAAGCAGTTACGACCCAGATGTTTGATGAAAATACTTGGGAAATTCTGAAGGGAAAATACCCAGCCGATAAGGTGCAAAAAGTACGCGATTTGTTTGAGCAAAAGCATCAACAGGCATTGGCAGCCGAAAGTCCCGCCGAAATTGCCGAACTACATTGGTATTTGCAACAACTCAAAGAAACGCCCGAAGCATTTTTTGACAATGAACTGACTACCAGTTCGTTTATACCATTGATGACCAAGTTTGAAGGTGCGTTTTATTGTTTCTTTACGGCAGAATTAATTCCTGAAGGTCGTTCGGCAGTTGTAGAAATTCTGCACCCCAGTGGTCAATCGCGTAAGGTGTGGGCATTGCAACGGATTGCCAGCAAAATACAAACGGGAGCAAATGTAAAAGTGCGTGTACATCGCGTAAATGGCCAATGGGTGCATTGGAGCAAAGACTTGACTTGGAGCGATGCACTGGCTACGCAAGCCGAAAATGCGCGCAAACAAGCCGCTTGGCAAGGCGAGGCGCAAGAAGTCCAAGTGTTCAATTTGTTTGAAATTTTTACAGAAAAATATACGAATTATATGTCGCCGCACCCCGATGCGTTGGTGCAGGCCGTTCTGACCTTGCGCGACAACAATGGCGGCTCAAACCAAACAGGCTATAACCCTGATTATACGCCACCAACAGGCGGAAATTATGATTCGGGCGGCAGCCGCATGGGCGACGTGCTTACAGGCATGATTATCGGCTCTCAATTGAGCGGAGACCGCCATCATCACCATCACCATGATTATGACCGCGACAACGACCATTACAGAGATAACTCCTAA
- a CDS encoding PorP/SprF family type IX secretion system membrane protein — protein MNYKSVTYTFLLLFFLTTTSYGQDAQFTQIYATPLYQNPAMSGILHKSRLAANYRNQWTGVPAPFTSYNASFDTYLSKYQSGVGLLLHRTSNSSNWNTTSVSGSYAYHLRVSRQWAVSAGAQAAMSFRNLNISDLTYGYQYSGNGTYSPVADPVQSGNTSKQYFDGSLGAVLYSDKMWLGLAAHHLLRPDVGIDQSQKLPFRYSLNAGYQIPLEDMHRLKRNEELTRNLTFMAQFQHQGTANQLDLGAYLRYELLVTGLWYRGLPVLSKYQKINQDAIAAMLGMSFDGLTIGYSYDLSLSGVTPLGGGSHEIGLVYVFGDGRAYRGPGLPCPKL, from the coding sequence ATGAATTACAAATCAGTCACTTATACCTTTTTATTATTGTTTTTCTTGACCACTACGAGCTACGGCCAAGACGCGCAATTTACCCAAATCTACGCCACACCCCTGTACCAAAACCCTGCCATGTCAGGCATTTTGCACAAAAGCCGCTTGGCGGCCAACTACCGCAACCAATGGACGGGCGTTCCTGCTCCTTTTACGAGCTACAACGCCTCTTTTGATACATATTTGTCCAAATACCAAAGCGGCGTAGGGCTTCTTTTGCACCGCACCAGCAACAGCAGTAATTGGAATACTACGTCGGTAAGCGGCTCGTATGCCTATCATTTGCGCGTGTCGCGGCAATGGGCAGTGTCGGCGGGTGCGCAGGCGGCCATGTCTTTCCGTAACCTCAATATCAGCGATTTAACTTACGGCTACCAATACAGCGGCAACGGTACTTATAGCCCTGTGGCCGACCCCGTACAGAGCGGCAATACTTCAAAACAATATTTTGACGGAAGTTTGGGAGCTGTGTTATATTCGGATAAAATGTGGTTGGGTTTGGCCGCACATCATCTTTTGCGGCCAGATGTGGGCATAGACCAAAGTCAAAAATTACCGTTTCGGTATAGCCTCAATGCAGGTTATCAAATTCCGCTGGAGGATATGCACCGCCTCAAACGCAACGAGGAGCTGACGCGCAATCTTACGTTTATGGCGCAATTTCAGCATCAGGGCACCGCCAACCAACTGGATTTGGGAGCTTATTTGCGCTACGAACTATTAGTTACTGGATTGTGGTACAGAGGTTTACCAGTCTTAAGCAAATACCAGAAAATCAACCAAGATGCCATTGCCGCCATGCTGGGCATGAGCTTTGACGGGCTAACGATTGGTTACAGTTACGACCTTAGTTTGTCGGGCGTTACGCCACTGGGAGGCGGTTCGCACGAAATCGGGCTGGTGTATGTATTTGGAGACGGACGCGCCTACCGAGGGCCTGGCCTACCCTGCCCAAAATTGTAA
- a CDS encoding pyruvate dehydrogenase complex E1 component subunit beta yields the protein MREIQFREALREAMSEEMRRDETVFLMGEEVAEYNGAYKVSQGMLEEFGAKRVIDTPIAELGFAGIGVGAAANGLRPIIEFMTFNFSLVAIDQVINSAAKLMSMSGGQYSAPMVFRGPTGNAGMLSSQHSQNFENWYANTPGLKVLVPSNPYDAKGLLKSAIRDNDPVVFMESELMYGDKGEVPLEEYLIPIGVADVKRQGSDVTIVSFGKMMKVALGAAAELEKEGVSAEVIDLRSVRPIDYATIVASVKKTNRLVVVEEAWPLASISSELAYHVQRYAFDYLDAPVMRVTSRDVPLPYAPTLIDAILPNIERTVKAVKSVLYKK from the coding sequence ATGAGAGAAATTCAATTTAGAGAAGCCCTACGCGAAGCCATGTCTGAGGAAATGCGCCGCGATGAGACCGTATTTCTGATGGGCGAAGAAGTAGCCGAATACAATGGCGCATACAAAGTAAGTCAAGGTATGCTCGAAGAATTCGGTGCTAAGCGTGTAATTGATACGCCTATTGCTGAACTTGGTTTTGCGGGCATTGGTGTAGGTGCTGCGGCTAATGGCCTGCGTCCTATCATCGAGTTTATGACCTTCAACTTCTCGTTAGTAGCTATAGACCAAGTAATTAACTCGGCGGCTAAGCTTATGTCCATGTCGGGCGGCCAATACAGCGCACCAATGGTATTTAGAGGCCCAACGGGTAACGCTGGTATGTTGAGTTCGCAACACTCCCAAAACTTTGAGAATTGGTATGCCAATACGCCAGGCTTGAAAGTGCTAGTGCCTTCTAACCCTTACGATGCTAAAGGTTTGCTCAAATCGGCTATCCGCGACAACGACCCAGTGGTTTTCATGGAATCAGAACTTATGTACGGCGACAAAGGCGAAGTTCCTTTGGAAGAATATTTGATTCCGATTGGTGTGGCCGACGTAAAACGTCAGGGTTCTGATGTAACCATTGTCAGCTTCGGCAAAATGATGAAAGTAGCTTTAGGCGCAGCCGCAGAACTCGAAAAAGAAGGCGTTTCGGCGGAAGTAATCGACTTGCGTTCGGTTCGTCCGATTGATTATGCTACAATTGTGGCTTCTGTAAAGAAAACAAACCGTTTGGTAGTCGTGGAAGAGGCTTGGCCTTTGGCTTCTATTTCTTCGGAACTTGCCTACCACGTGCAACGCTATGCGTTTGATTATTTGGACGCACCAGTAATGCGAGTAACAAGCCGCGATGTGCCTTTGCCTTACGCGCCTACATTGATAGATGCTATTCTTCCAAATATAGAAAGAACTGTAAAAGCTGTAAAATCAGTGCTTTACAAAAAATAA
- a CDS encoding HIT family protein, which yields MATIFSKIISGEIPCYKIAENDDFLAFLDMFPVAEGHTLVIPKKEVDYIFDLDEETYDKLFAFSRTVAKAVHRAISCRKVGISVIGLEVPHTHVHLVPINQVSDMNFSKQKLTLTKEQFIEIQEKIKSYL from the coding sequence ATGGCAACGATCTTCTCTAAAATTATTTCGGGTGAAATACCTTGTTACAAAATTGCTGAAAACGACGATTTTTTGGCTTTTTTGGATATGTTTCCTGTGGCTGAAGGTCATACTTTAGTTATTCCCAAAAAAGAAGTGGACTACATTTTTGATCTCGACGAAGAAACATACGATAAGTTGTTTGCTTTTTCTCGCACAGTGGCGAAAGCCGTTCATCGTGCTATTTCATGTCGCAAAGTGGGTATTTCGGTGATTGGCTTGGAAGTGCCGCATACGCATGTGCACCTTGTGCCTATCAACCAAGTAAGCGACATGAATTTTTCTAAACAGAAGCTCACGCTCACTAAAGAGCAATTCATAGAAATACAAGAGAAAATTAAGAGTTATTTATAA
- the greA gene encoding transcription elongation factor GreA: protein MAISYYTEEGLKKLKDELHDLKIRGRADMARQIAEARDKGDLSENAEYDAAKDAQGLLELKISKLEDIVANARVIDESNIDTSKVSILSKVKIRNTKNNATVMYMLVAEEEADLKAGKISVKSPFGKGLLGKKVGEIATIQAPAGSVEFEVVEITR from the coding sequence ATGGCAATTTCCTATTATACAGAGGAAGGGTTAAAAAAACTCAAAGACGAGTTACACGACCTTAAAATAAGAGGCCGCGCCGACATGGCTCGCCAAATAGCAGAAGCAAGAGATAAAGGGGATTTGAGCGAAAATGCTGAATATGATGCTGCCAAAGATGCTCAAGGTTTGTTAGAATTAAAAATCTCGAAACTGGAAGACATCGTGGCCAATGCTCGCGTGATTGACGAAAGTAACATTGATACCTCCAAAGTGTCTATTCTATCGAAAGTAAAAATTAGAAATACGAAAAATAACGCAACGGTGATGTATATGCTTGTTGCTGAAGAAGAAGCAGACCTAAAAGCTGGTAAAATTTCCGTTAAATCGCCGTTTGGCAAAGGTTTGTTGGGCAAGAAAGTAGGCGAAATTGCCACGATTCAGGCTCCTGCGGGCAGCGTTGAGTTTGAAGTAGTCGAAATCACACGATAA
- a CDS encoding PorV/PorQ family protein — protein sequence MSVATPLMAGNDVKRGQGGASELLINPWGRSSGWAGANTACVRGVESMNLNMAGLAYTSKTEFVLSNVRYMSGSGIQVNSVGLGQRLSETGVLGVSVTAMNLGDFIETTYELPDGTGSSFKPQFFNLGVGYSKQFSGSISAGVLVRLVSQSIPDANALGACFDAGVQYQTGARKQFKFGAAIRNLGPKMQYRGDGFSFRGTRDQIGLTVQSRTAQFDIPALLNIGGSYDFQLAPEHRLTLAANFVSNSYTKDNLQSGLEYGFGDLVQVRGGLNYQKQIFTSNKTDANSGPTFGATLNLPFSLLGTKKTTEEGATAETSPEKSHRSLGFDYSFRSTNPYSGTHTISLILKL from the coding sequence ATGTCAGTTGCGACACCTTTGATGGCTGGTAACGATGTTAAAAGAGGGCAGGGCGGAGCCTCTGAGCTTCTAATTAACCCTTGGGGACGTAGTTCTGGTTGGGCTGGTGCTAATACAGCGTGCGTGCGTGGAGTGGAATCGATGAATTTGAATATGGCGGGGCTAGCCTATACCTCAAAAACAGAGTTTGTCCTTTCTAACGTACGCTATATGAGCGGCTCTGGTATTCAAGTTAATTCTGTTGGGCTAGGCCAAAGACTTAGTGAAACGGGCGTTTTAGGTGTTTCTGTAACCGCAATGAACTTAGGGGATTTTATAGAAACTACTTACGAATTGCCTGATGGTACTGGCTCCTCTTTTAAGCCTCAGTTTTTTAACTTAGGAGTAGGTTATTCCAAACAATTCTCGGGTTCTATCTCTGCTGGTGTATTGGTGCGTTTGGTTTCTCAGTCAATCCCTGATGCAAATGCCTTAGGTGCTTGTTTTGATGCGGGTGTACAATACCAAACTGGTGCAAGAAAACAATTTAAGTTTGGTGCGGCTATTCGTAACCTAGGCCCTAAGATGCAATATCGTGGCGATGGCTTCTCTTTCAGAGGTACTCGCGACCAAATTGGATTGACTGTTCAAAGCCGTACAGCTCAGTTTGATATACCAGCATTGCTAAATATTGGTGGTTCTTACGACTTTCAGTTAGCCCCAGAACATCGCCTGACACTTGCTGCAAACTTTGTATCAAATTCTTATACAAAAGATAATTTGCAGTCTGGTCTTGAGTACGGATTTGGTGATTTAGTACAAGTGCGTGGTGGCCTGAACTATCAAAAACAAATCTTTACTTCAAATAAAACAGATGCAAATTCTGGCCCTACTTTTGGTGCAACCCTGAATTTGCCATTTAGTCTTTTAGGAACAAAGAAAACAACAGAGGAAGGTGCTACTGCCGAAACTTCTCCTGAAAAATCGCACCGTAGTTTAGGTTTTGATTATTCTTTCCGTTCTACAAACCCATATAGCGGTACGCATACCATTAGCTTGATTTTGAAATTATAA